GTGAAGCGATTATCGGACGAAACTTCCGCATTGATCACTTCGGCGCCATTGTCATCAGTGGATATACGACATTCGGTGAGAATTGCGTTATCCGTCAGGGGGTTACCATCGGTCTCAAAGATGTCGCTCACCCCGTCGCCCCGTCTATTGGAAATAACGTCGATATCGGTGCCGGAGCAAAAATTCTCGGCGATATCACCATTGGCAACAATGTCGATATCGGTGCCAATGCCGTGGTGCTTACCGATGTACCGGACAACAGTATTGCCGTAGGTGTACCAGCTCGCATTTTGCCGAAAAAGGAACGTTCATGACCCTGCAGATCCTGCAACCCTACTACCAGCACGAGCATTCCGACGATGTTACTGCTGTCGATATCGTCGTCATCGGCATCAATGGAGAAAAGGTTCTCGAAGCGTGTTTTGACAGCATCGACCGTGCACGACGCCCCCATCTCGATTTGCGAATTATCTATGTCGATGGAGGTTCAAACGATACCTCGATTTCCATTGCGCAAAACCGACCCGATGTGTGTATCATAGATGATTCCGGGGATGCGCCGACACCGGGACGACAACGTAATAGTGGTTATCAAGCCGGAACGGCACCATATATTCAGTTTATGGATTGCGATACGACGTTGGACAAAGATTGGCTTGAACATGGACTTCAGGCATTGACGAACGCGGAAATGCATGTCGGCGCGGTCTGTGGTTTGCGTCAGGAACGTTTTCCCAATGACACGGTATATAATGCTATTGCCGACATTGAATGGAACGGACCTGCCGGTCCGACGAATGCTTTTGGGGGCGACGTACTCATTCGACGTGAAGTCATCGAAGCCGTCAACGGGTATGATGATATCCTTGTTGCTGGAGAAGACCCGGAATTGTCTCAACGCATCATTGACGCGGGCTGGACAATTCTCCGGCTCAATGTCCCCATGACCACTCATGATATTGCGATGAAATACGTCGGCCAATATTGGCGACGGAGTTTTCGCACCGGCTATGGATATGCCGCCGTAAGCGCCAGGCACGGCGCAACTCGAGGCTTCTGGGTTGCTGAGACCCAACGTATTCTTCTCCGTGGCGGTATTTCGTGTTTGTCGCTTCCTGCTTGCATTACTCTTCTTGCGTTGGGGAAACCTTTTCTGGCTGTTGCGTGTTTGCTTCTCGGACTCTATGTGCTGTTTCGTCCCTTCCTCGGCAAAAAGAACGAAATTGCCCGGCAAAACAACATTTCACCCGAGTTTGCCAGCACTTATGCTTTGCATTGTTCCGTTGTAGTGATTCCACAATGTTTTGGCGCCTTGCGGTATTATCTCGGATGCGTGTTGCATCTCCCACTGAAAAACAAGTCGCGCCGGCTCAAATCCGGTGTCAGTCGACTCACCATGCTCATGTTGTGCGTTGTAGCGTTCGCCCTCACAGGCTGCCCAAGTCCCAGCCCGAAGCCGACTCCCATTGATACCAATGGAGGCCAGACCTCTTCAAAAGGGTTCACGCTTGAACCAGTGCGAGATCAGGAACGATACGCTGATCCCGCAACGGTAGAAGCATTTTCTAACGAGGTTCCCGACGAGTACCAACTCGGGCCAGGCGATGTGCTTGATTTTTCGGTTTGGAACCGTCCGGAACTCTCCCGCAAGGAGATCGTGATCAGTCCGGATGGACAAATCACCCTGCCTCGAATCGGTATTCTCGATATTGAAGGCAAAAGCATGGTCGAAGCAACCGAGCTGATAAAAAGCAAACTCGGTAAACTGTATGAACGCCCTGAAGTCGCGTTGTCCATCGTCCGGTACAACAACAATAAAGCCTTCGTGCTGGGTCGAGTCAGTAATCCCGGTGTTGTCCACTTTCCAGGACGCGGTACACTATTGGAAGCGTTGGCCTTGGCGGGAGGGTTACCCGTTATCCGTCAGGAAGCCTTTCTTACGAAATGTTCCATTATTCGCGGGCGTGACACCATTATATGGATCGATCTCCGATCACTGCTCAACGATGGCAATGTTGCACTCAATGCCCGACTCAAAAATAACGATGTGGTCTTTATCCCCGAGTCCGATGATGAACTTGTTTATGTCATGGGCGAGGTCGAAACACCTGGAGCACTTAAACTCAAAACGCGGCTGACGTTGCTTGACGCGATCATGATGTCCGGCGGCCCCACTGACACCGCCAGTTTAGAACGGGTGTATCTCATTCGTTTCGATGGGAAAAAAGGCACCGTACTTGAAATCGATTTGAAAGATATGATTGAAACCGGTCAAATGACGAAAAACTACATGTTGCAGGACAATGATGTCGTCTATGTCGATAAAACCGGAATGGCCCGCTTCAACTACGCGCTTGAACAAATCATGCCGACATTGCAGATTTTGCAGATGGGTACCTCTATTGTCGATATGACAACGTCTATTCGCGACAAGCTTAAAAATGACCTGAGTACAGGGTCCGACTTGGGATTCATTAATTCCGTCTCGGGCCAAAACTCTTCATCATCCACCCCATAGGACCATACATGACCGACCAGGATACCACGGGAAAACGAATGAGCGTTTCCGCTGTCGGCAAAAAAGTCGCCGGCAATGCCGCGGCTGGCGTCATCACCCAGTTTTTCCACCTTGTCAGCCGCATTGCGCTGACGCCTTTTATCCTGAGCTTTATTGGGCTTCGTGAATATGGTCTCTGGACGATCTGTTTTGTTATTCTGTCATATGCCGGGCTCACCGCCTTTGGTGTCGGCAATGTGTATGTACGCTATACCGCGTCGTATCATGGAGAAAACGATACAAACGGAATCAGCCGTCTCTTGTCCACCGGCGTCTTTGCCATGCTTGCTGTCAGTCTTGCCGTGTATGGGATTCTTGCTTTTCTCGCACCGTTATTACTTGCTGAACATGGCGTCGACCCGGCATTCAACGACATGGCGCGCTCACTGATTTTGGGATCGGCAGCGATTTTTTTACTCGATATTGGATTGGGCGGATTTCGCGGTATTCTGGAAGGATTACAGGAAACAGCTCTCGTCAGTTGGGTGTCCCTCGCCACCGTAGTTTTGGAAGTGGTGTTAATTTTTACCCTTTTGCCCTTTGGCGCGGGAGTGTTAGGCCTGCTCTATGCGTATGCGGCCAAAACCTTGACGTTGATTGTGTCCATGGCTTTTTTTGTATTTCGTAAACTGCCTGGATTGCGCTTGTCCCCTGCGTTGTTTGACCGGTCCATGTTGCGCGTTTTCTTTGTTTTTGGTGGAAAGATTCAGCTTCTTGGTTTCATGGGAATTTTTATCGATACGTTTGATAAGGTCGTCGCATCGTCGATGCTCGGGCTCGAGGCCGTCGGCTTCCTCGAAATCGGTCGCAAATTTCCCAACACGGCACGCGGATTCTCATCGGCCGCGTTTGGTCCTTTTATGCCGGCAGCCTCATATCTCGGTGGATTTTGGGCCGATGGCGAATGGCCCAGTTTTCGGGACCGCGCAGGAAAATACCTTCGATTGGTTCTGCTGGGTTCAGTCTTCGCAGTCGCAGCGTTAGTTCCTCTTCTTATTATGCGAGAAGACGGCATTTCCATAGCCGGTATGTTCACCCTCAAGTTGACACATGGGGTGTTTATCATCGTGGCGGTTATTCTCATTTTATTCATAACCGGTCTGTACCATCGTTTCCATGGCAAGGATGAATATTTTGTCGGAGAGGACGTTCGCAACCTCTTTCTCACCGGCTCGCGCTTCATCAATCTTGTCAATGCTACGGTCTTTGTTTTCCTGGCGGCTATTTCAAGCCGTTTACTCTTTGCCTGGGTAGGCGCAGGTTATGATGAAGCAGCCATCATTCTTGTGCTTGTCTCAGCAGCAGGCCTTGTTCATCAGGGAACCGGACCGGGAACCCTCATTTTCCGCGGCATTGATCGTTCAGGACGAGAATTTGAATATATGATTATACAATGTGTCCTGCTCTTGGTCTGGGCTCCAGCTCTGGGCGAACTCTATGGCCTCGTCGGGGTCTCGGCTGGTTTTTCTCTGGCTGCTATTGTCGCCAGCCTCTATTTTTTCAAACGAACATTGCGTGCATTCAAACTTCCCCTTCGTCATGCACTGCACCGTATTGCTCTTCCGATGTTGGCACCGCTCCTTTCAGGAGGATGCGTTTTTGCGCTCGCGGCAAGCTTCCCTCCCCTTTCTCGCGTCAATACGGCCGGGCTTGTTCTGGGACTTGGCCTCTTCCACCTTGCATTCACGATGGTTCTCCTCAAATACTTTTTTCTCGACACAACGGAATGGGAACTTGTTGTCCAAGCCCTGGCCAAAAAGATTAAACGGCAATAAAAAACAATTATGCCCAACGAAAGCGACACCGGTCTCCAACCTACACCTACCCCCAACCCCAAAGGCAAACGCTTTGATGCACTTGGCTTTGTCAAACGTCGAGCTGTCCCTATTCTCATTATGGGATCGGCCTTATTTCTCGTCTTGCTTCCATTGGCGCTCCTCAAAGAAAGACCCTATTTTGAAGCATCGGGTACCTTGCTGATCGCACGAGAAATGCCTGCCATCACGGGGCGTTTGGGGAACGAGTCACGCGATGATGCTAATATCGTCAATTATTTCCATGATTATGCTCGAACGCAGGTGGAGCGCATTCTCAATTTACAACATATTGAGACCGCCATTCTCGCACTTCCTGATGATGTGCGCGATATTTACAGACGGCCGGGCCTGCCACTGACCGCAGCAGCGGCCATTGTTCGAGCAGGTCTTTCTGTCGGGCAAATCGGTCGAACACATTTGGTTGAAGTGCGTCTGCAAAGCCCCAATCCCACCGGATTAGCTGATATGGTCAATGCCATCATGGAAACCTATATGGGGAAATTGCGCAGCGAGAAAGAACGGCGAGAAGAAACGCGCTTAAGCTATTTACGCCAGGAACTCACATTTCTCGATACAGAAATCAACGACCAAACACGCGAACTTGCCAAGGTCATCGACGCGACCAAAACCAATCCCAACATTGACCATACCAATATTTTTCTTGAAAAGGCTCTTGATCTGCAAAAAGCCGCCACGCGTGCGCATACGGAAATGATTACCGCACAGAATGCTTACCTCCAAGCGCTCAAACAGAAGGAAGCGATTGAGTCTATTCCAACGAATGCCTTATCCGAAGAACTTGTTGCCGGGAGCCAAGTGCTATGGCGCACTACGTCCTGGACCTATGAAAAACTCCAAGAACTGCGTGCTTCCATCGACGGGGTGACGAGATCGAATCCCGATCGCAAATACATTGAAGATCGCATGGCCGCCATGAAGCGCTATGAAACGCAACAACGCAAGGAAGTCCAGGATCAAGCCAAACGCATCATCAACGGAAAACGGACTTACGAACAACAAGAACGCGTTGTTGAACTTGAACATGACTATCTTTCCAAAAAAGAAACTGCAGATACTCTACAAGCAGAACTCAACATAGCCTTGCAACAGCTTGAAGACTCGACCCTGGCTATGTTTCGCGGCAAACGTCTGCTCGCTGGCATTGATAACAACAAGAAAAAATTCTTCGATTTTGAAGAACGTATTCGAGACTTGCTCGTTGAATCAAAATCCCCTTTGCGCGCTTCCATTGAGACCTATGCCAGTGCACCAGGTGAACCTGCCGGAACGAATCTCAAAAAACTGCTGATGCTCGTCTTTCTTGGATCGTTTGGTATCGCTGGCGCCGGATTTCTCGCCTATGATTTCACTGATAACCGCGTGCGCGGCCCCAAAGATATTGCAGACGCATTAGGACAACCACCATCCTGGCCGATCTCTCGTGTTGTCTCAGAAACCAAGGCAGACCCATTTCCACAACTGACATTGGACCACCCCGCCAGCCAGACGGCAAAGGCTATTCGCTCGCTGGCGGTACGCATCGACAAAGAACGCAAGAAGCATGACGCCCATATTGTCACAGTGACGGGTGTCAGCAATGCATCGGGAGTCACGGCTCTGTGCCTTAATCTCGGTCATGCCATGAAATATTTTTGTGACCGGGTTCTCATCATCGACGGGAACAATCTACGCCCCGGCCTTTCGCGGTTAAGCCAAACGCCTCCGGCAGAATCCTGCCTGGAGGATGCTCTTCATGGACACACCGAATTGGCTGAGTGCCTGACGCCGGATACACGACGCGGTATTGATCTCCTGTTTTTGCGACAAGGCCCTTGGCCTCGAGCTTTATATCGAGCGCTTCCCGATTTTCTCGCCCAGGTTGCGGAACGCTATGATATCGTTTTCATTGATGCGGCCCCAGTTCTTGAAAACGATCTAACGGAAACCTTGCTGTTGTCATCCCAGGTGACAGTGCTTGTCGTTCAAGGCGATCGGACCTTGTTCCCTCTGTTTACACGAAGTGCGGAAATCATTTTCCGTCTCGAAGTTCCGGCAATGGCAACCGTCCTGAACTGGGGAGGGGAAAAACCCGTTACCCGACTCGACGGCATTATCGATCGCTGCCCACGTGTGCTTCGTCCCATGCTGCGCGGCCTGACAAAATTCGGCAAAAAACTCCTCATGGCAGATACGGATTCGAAATTTAACGATATCGCCGCTTAGACTGTCGGCGCGGAGATTGTTCTCTTATGTCACATACCACTTCTCCACTGCGTCTTTTTTATGCAGCCGGTCCCGGCGATGTCGTCGGCTCATTTCGCCATTTTCTCCAAGGCCGTGACGACCCTGCGCAGACGGCGGTTGCCTATTCCACGCAATTTTTCGAAGCATGTCGACAAACCGAGAGCTTAGGTCTGTGCGTCTCCTCACATGACAGACCGGATACAGCACACGGTCAACAGATATCGGCCCGCAATATGCCACGATTCCTCAAACATGCCCGTGGTGCGCTCTGGCATGGTGCACACATCACCTATGGCTTGCGCCTTCTGCACATCGCCGCTGCATTTCAGGCCGATGTTGCATTTATCTCCGAGGACACAACGCATTTTTTTATTGCCGATCTCTTTCGAACACGAGGAATCATGCCGATCCCAACACTTCATAATACGCTCTGGACCGACACAGGCCCGAAAAGCCGTCTTCAAAGCGTAATACTCCGTGCTGCACGTCCGTACTTCAGCAAACATGCCATTAGTATTTTATCGGCATCACGTGCCATTCGTCAGCAAGTCGAACATCTTACCGATGGCGAAGCGCAGCCGATTATGGAATTTCTGCCTTTATATCGGCATGATGTATTTTCCGATCTCCCCCCTCCCGATCCACATTGCCGCCCATTTCGAGTGCTTTTTGCCGGTCGCATCGAGGCCAACAAAGGAATTTTCGACCTCGTTCAGGCTGCCGCATTGCTCAAGGATCGGGGGCTCCCCATTGCTTTCGATATTTGTGGGACCGGGGCCGCACTTCCCGAAGTCAAACGACGCGTGGACAATGAACGTTTAGGTGATATCGTCCAGATACACGGCCATCTCTCTCGTCCCGATATGATGGATCGGCTCGGAGCGAGCCATGTTGTTGCCGCTCCGACGACCCCGGACTTTAACGAAGGGTTTAACCAAAGTCTTTCCGAAGCCGTTCTTGCTGGACGACCTGTCATCGCTACGGCCGTCAACCCAGCTCTTGAACAGGTTGCCGCGGCGGCTGTCGTAGTTCCTCCGTACGCGCCCGCTGCACTAGCCGATGCCATAACCGATTTCGTCAACACCCCTGATCGTTATGTCGAACTCTGTCACCATGCACAATCAGTTGCCGGCGTGTTCCGGAATCCGGAATCAAGTTTTCAACATATGCTTTTACGTGCGATTCATTTAGCCCAAACATTACGTACACGTGCATTGTGACGTGATATCCTGGAGGCCCCTATGTCGCACCGGATTGCCCTTTTATTGTTCGATGCTGAGTATGAATCCAGTGTATTCAAATACGTGAGCGCATTAGCGGAGGGCCTGTCCGGATTCGACCTGCGTATTATCGTTGTTCGCCCCACATCACGTATCGATATTGCCGGTGTCCCGGTCTTCTCACTCAACGGGGGCAATCGTGCGGCGATTCTCTCCGCCTGGAAACTCGCACAATTTGTCAAACATCATGCGATTGATCTTGTCATTTCGTCCTGTACAGGCCCGAATCTTCTCGCCTGTGCTATGACGCTGTTCTCGCGCAAAGCCCGTGTTATTGCTATCGAACACAACACATTTTCCGTTCATGAAGGACAACATCCGGCGAAACGATTTCTTGCTGGACGTCTGTATCCTCGGGCACAGCGTATTGTTGCCGTATCCCAAGGGGTCGCCGATGATTTACGGCTCTTGTTTCCGCATCTTGGAGACAATATCCACGTTGTCGTTAATGGGCTGTTGAAACCGCGAGGCGAGATAGAACGATTAGCGGCAACGTCTCCCCCGCATCCGTGGTTTGAGGATGGACACGGCCCTATTCTTGTCAATGTCGCGGAAATGTTTCATCGTAAAGGGCAGGATATCTTACTCCGTGCTCTTGCGCAGGTTCGAACGCATGTTAACGCTCGTCTTGTGCTCGTTGGTTCTGAAACCGAACCATTCCACAGTGGATTGCTCCATTTATGCAAAGAATTAGGACTGGATGATGCCGTCACGATGGTAGGATATCAATCCAATCCCTTTTCCTTCATGGCGGCCGCCGATGCATTCATTTTATCCTCTCGCGAAGAAGGGTTCGGTCTTGTTCTCATTGAAGCCATGGCATGCCGCGCCGTCGTCATCTCCACGGACTGTCCCTTCGGTCCCTCGGAAATTATTGAACCGGAAAAAAGTGGCCTTCTGATTCCTGTAAATGATCCCAATGCAATGGCCAACGCCATTCTCCGCGTTATCACAGAACCGCACTTGGCGGAAAGGCTACGTCAGGGAGGATACACCCGCGCCGCGACATTTGATCGCTCTGTCTTTCTTTCCAACTTTACAGCTATCATCTCTTCGGTTCTGGAGGGCACATCATGACCTCACGTCCCAACGTTCTGCTTGTCATGGAAGAATGCAATCCCGACTGGCCGTCCGTTCCACTCGTTGCCTTTCGGTTCTATGATGAAATTCGGAAGTATTGTCAGACGGTCCTTGTGACGCACGTACGCAACCGCGAAGGACTCGAACGGGTACGAGGGCAGGATACAATCACGTATATCGAAGAATCTCGTTTCAGCTCCGGATTGTATAATGTTGTCGCCAAAGCGTTTGGTACAGGCCAAGTCAATTGGCCTCTGCTCCACGCGATGTCCTACCCTCTCTACATGGAATTCGATTTCCGCGTGCGAAAACAGTTCAGCTCTCGTGTCCGTGCTGGTGAATTCGACCTGGTCCACGCCATGACTCCTGTTATGCCGCGCTATCCCTATTCCATAGCCAAGGATTGTGTTCGTGTTCCGTTTGTGCTCGGTCCGGTCAACGGCGGCGTTCCATTTCCTCCCGGTTTTGCCGAAGTCGGCCGTACCGAAGGGTCACGTTTCAATTTTCTTCGCCAGTTTGCACGCTTTCTCCCTGGATATCGGCAAACCTACGCTCGCGCCAATCAGATTCTCGCTGGCTCGATCTTCACCAAAGAGTTTCTACAAACTCGTATTGGCATTCCCGCAGACAAACTCCTCTATTTTCCTGAAAACGGCGTACCGCAATCCTTCTTTCGCCAGGAAGTAAAACCGTATAGCGACAACCAGATCAAATTGCTGTTTGTCGGCCGACTGACTGCCTATAAAGGGGCAGATATGACCATCGAAGCTCTTGCCGGACTCCCCGACAGCGTACGAAAACATGTCAGTCTGACAATTGTTGGCGATGGTCCGCAACGTCAGGAGCTGGAATTACTCACCCAGACACACGGCCTGAAGGAGCACGTCCAATTCACCGGATTCATCCCGCAGGACGCAACGCGACAAGCATATTTTGATGCCGATATTTTTGTATTTCCTTCCGTTCGGGAATTTGGTGGCGCAGTCGTTCTCGAAGCTATCGCTGCTGGTCTTCCCTGTATTGTGGCAGACAATGGGGGGATCGCCGAATATATCACCGACGAATGTGGCATCGCTTTACCACCGACGTCGCGAACGGAACTGACCGCATCCCTGACGTCGACCCTCAACGAACTCGTCAATGATCCGGGACGTCTTCAGGCCATGTCACGTGCTGCTATTGAGCGCGCTCAACAATTTTCTTGGGAAGCGAAAGGAAAAGCGCTTATCGAAATATATCGTACATGCATAAGCGCAGCATCAGGACGGACGCCGTGAGCTTTCTTGTTCCCATTGCCATGTTTGGCTGGATACCGTTTGTGCTCTACCTGTTTGCCCGTTTCAAAGGGCAACGTGCAGTTATTGCGGCGTTTATTCTGGCATGGTTGTTCTTGCCGGTTGCATCTTATGGATTATCTGGGCTTCCGGATTATACCAAAATGTTCGCCACCTGCATCGGTGTTCTTCTTGCCGCCGCAACCTATGAATCCCATCGATTCAGTGGATTACGCCCCCGGTTCGCCGATGTTCCTATGATTATTTTTTGCATATGCCCCTTTATTTCATCTATGGCCAACGGTCTTGGAGCGTATGACGGAGCTTCGGAAATCCTCCGTCAAACCGTCGCTTGGGGACTGCCCTATTTCATCGGACGCGTATTTCTCGGTGGCCCCAAAGCTATGGAAGAACTTGCTTTGGGCATTTTCGTCGGAGGCCTGCTCTATGTTCCGTTTTGCCTCTATGAAGCCCGTTTCAGCCCACAACTCCACCGCATGGTATATGGATTTTTTGCGCATGACGATTTCTCCCAAACAATCCGATATGGTGGGTATCGTCCTATGGTTTTCATGGAACACGGACTCATGGTCGGCATGTGGATGACAAGTGCATCGCTCTGCGGAGTCTGGCTTTTTCTCTCTGGCGTTCTTCAGCGCTACTTCCAAGGGAAATCCGCCGGGCTGCTCGGATTACAGCTTGTCACCATGATTATGGTAAAATCCACTGGCGCCATCGGTCTTTTTCTTATTGGAACGGTTGCCTTGTCATTTGCACGGTTTGCGAAATCCGGTATTGTCGTTTTGCTTCTTTGCTCCATTCCCATAGCGTATTTCGTGGCACGTGCATCGGCTGGTTGGGATGGTAACAACCTCATCGATACCTTGGCCTCGTATAATGAAGATCGCGCAGGTTCCCTTCGGTTTCGTTTCGACAATGAAGACATGCTCATTGAAAAAGCACGGATTCGACAATGGTTGGGCTGGGGAGGATGGGGACGCTCCCGAATCTATAATGACGAAGGTGAAGACATTACGGTCACAGACGGCCTGTGGATCATAATTTACGGAAAATATGGTTTACTCGGTCTATACGCGATGACCGCGTCCTTACTCCTGCCAGTGTTTCTCACATTACGACGGTTTCCAGCGAAGAGCTGGGGGACTCCTCGCGCCGCACCATCGGCTGTCATTGCCGTTCTTTTAACGCTGTACATGGTAGACAACCTTCTCAATGCTATGATCAATCCCATGTTTATCTTGATGGCTGGCGCATTGACGTCGACGGCTCTTCAGCCTCAACAAGTAGACCTCCAGCAGGAGAAGCCATCCCCTGTCACAACAGCAGGGTCTGTAGCACTCTCGCGACCACGATTCTTATAGGATAGAGGGAATATAAAATTCATAATACCATTGACTTTTATCAATTCTCCAGTTTCTTTTGATAAAGAGTTTCTTCGCTGGTTGTCGGTCTGGTCCGAATATTCGCGTTGCACCACTTCGCCGCTGAAGTTGGAGTTTATTGATGACAACATCACCAACCGCCTCAATCATCATTGCCGCTCACAATGAAGAAGCCGTGCTTGAACATTGTTTGCATTCAATCACGGCGGATATGATGCCCGACGAATTTGAAATCATCGTTGTACCGAATGGGTGTACCGACACAACGGCAGCAATCGCACGAGCATTCGGGGAGACACTCCAGACACGATTTGTCGTTAAAGAAACCGAGAAGGGCAACAAGTGTAACGCCATCAATCTTGGGGAAACCGCGTCAACGTGTTTCCCACGAATCTACCTTGATGCCGATGTAACGATGGATACCGCATCAATGCGCGAATTTATCCGTGTTCTTGGACTCGATGGGGTAATGGCCGCCTCACCGCGGCTTGATCTCGATTTGAGCCAAAGCAGTATGGCTGTTCGCGCATACTATCGCATTTGGCAACAATTACCATATGCTCGAAATCTCATTGGCGGTGGTGTATACGGTCTCTCCTGCGCAGGTCGTGGCCGATTTGGAGAATTTCCTGACCTTCTGGCCGAAGATGAATACATTCGACGTCTCTATGATCCACAGGAGCGTGTTGTCGCGCATGACGCTGTTTTTCATCTTGGCGCCCCCCGTACCCTCCGCGACTTCATTGCTGTCCGTTCA
The window above is part of the Desulfovibrio inopinatus DSM 10711 genome. Proteins encoded here:
- a CDS encoding glycosyltransferase family 4 protein, producing the protein MTSRPNVLLVMEECNPDWPSVPLVAFRFYDEIRKYCQTVLVTHVRNREGLERVRGQDTITYIEESRFSSGLYNVVAKAFGTGQVNWPLLHAMSYPLYMEFDFRVRKQFSSRVRAGEFDLVHAMTPVMPRYPYSIAKDCVRVPFVLGPVNGGVPFPPGFAEVGRTEGSRFNFLRQFARFLPGYRQTYARANQILAGSIFTKEFLQTRIGIPADKLLYFPENGVPQSFFRQEVKPYSDNQIKLLFVGRLTAYKGADMTIEALAGLPDSVRKHVSLTIVGDGPQRQELELLTQTHGLKEHVQFTGFIPQDATRQAYFDADIFVFPSVREFGGAVVLEAIAAGLPCIVADNGGIAEYITDECGIALPPTSRTELTASLTSTLNELVNDPGRLQAMSRAAIERAQQFSWEAKGKALIEIYRTCISAASGRTP